In Rhizobium oryzihabitans, one DNA window encodes the following:
- a CDS encoding response regulator: MAKILITEDEDALRAFVARALRLDGHETHEAADGEQGLEKLQETSFDLLLSDIRMPVMDGIELAHRAAERFPAMRILLMTGYAEQRERADDLAEKIVDVVSKPFALPDIRKAVARALAA, translated from the coding sequence ATGGCGAAGATTTTGATTACCGAAGATGAGGATGCATTGCGGGCTTTCGTCGCCCGCGCGCTGCGTCTCGACGGTCATGAGACCCATGAGGCGGCAGACGGCGAGCAGGGGCTGGAAAAGCTCCAGGAGACCAGTTTCGATCTTCTTCTTTCGGATATCCGCATGCCGGTCATGGATGGCATCGAGCTGGCGCACCGCGCCGCCGAACGCTTCCCGGCCATGCGCATCCTGCTGATGACCGGTTATGCCGAGCAGCGCGAACGGGCGGACGATCTGGCTGAAAAGATTGTTGACGTCGTCTCGAAGCCCTTTGCGCTTCCGGATATCCGCAAGGCTGTGGCGCGCGCGCTTGCGGCTTGA
- the hpt gene encoding hypoxanthine phosphoribosyltransferase yields the protein MPVVRGKNIEPLYTAEQIAERNRDMAKHIAGGPTKDLLVIAVLKGSFIFAADLIRALHDSGLAPEVEFITLSSYGAGTVSQGVRIVKDIDSDVKDRDVLLIDDILESGRTLRFAKELLYERGARNVTIAVLLDKKVKRKEDLEADYVGFECPDYFVVGYGMDVAYAFRELPFVGVVTGDA from the coding sequence ATGCCCGTCGTCCGTGGAAAAAACATCGAGCCGCTGTACACGGCCGAGCAGATCGCCGAGCGCAATCGCGATATGGCCAAGCATATAGCCGGCGGCCCGACCAAGGATTTGCTGGTCATCGCCGTGCTCAAGGGATCGTTCATTTTCGCGGCCGATCTTATCCGCGCGCTGCATGACAGCGGCCTTGCTCCCGAAGTCGAATTCATCACGCTGTCGAGCTACGGTGCCGGCACGGTTTCGCAAGGGGTGCGGATCGTCAAGGATATTGACAGCGACGTGAAGGACCGCGATGTCCTCTTGATCGACGATATTCTCGAATCCGGGCGCACGCTGCGTTTTGCCAAGGAACTGCTTTACGAGCGCGGCGCCCGTAACGTCACCATCGCCGTGCTGCTCGACAAGAAGGTCAAGCGCAAGGAAGATCTGGAGGCCGATTATGTCGGCTTTGAATGTCCGGATTATTTCGTTGTCGGTTATGGCATGGATGTCGCCTACGCCTTCCGTGAACTGCCTTTCGTCGGCGTCGTGACCGGCGACGCCTGA
- the ftsE gene encoding cell division ATP-binding protein FtsE — protein MIHFENVGLRYGMGPEILRDMTFDIPKGSFQFLTGPSGAGKTTLLRLLLMSLQPTRGNIRMFNRDVSRIPRSELPMLRRRVGIVFQDFRLLDHLTTYENVALPLRVRGKEESAYRNDVIELLKWVGLGERINVLPAILSGGEKQRAAIARALMDQPEILLADEPTGNVDPPMAKRLLNLFLELNRLGTAVVIATHDFGLMDQIDARRMILTEGRLDIYE, from the coding sequence TTGATCCATTTCGAAAATGTCGGGTTGCGTTACGGCATGGGACCCGAGATCCTGAGGGACATGACCTTCGATATTCCCAAGGGTTCGTTCCAGTTTCTGACCGGGCCTTCGGGCGCCGGAAAGACGACGCTTCTGCGTCTGCTCTTGATGTCGCTGCAGCCGACACGCGGCAATATCCGCATGTTCAACCGCGATGTGTCGCGCATTCCGCGAAGCGAGCTGCCGATGCTGCGCCGCCGCGTCGGTATCGTCTTTCAGGATTTCCGGCTGCTGGATCATCTGACGACCTATGAGAATGTGGCCCTGCCACTGCGCGTGCGCGGCAAGGAAGAAAGCGCCTATCGCAACGACGTGATCGAGCTTCTGAAATGGGTGGGCCTTGGCGAGCGCATCAATGTGCTGCCGGCCATCCTTTCGGGCGGGGAAAAGCAGCGCGCCGCCATTGCCCGCGCGCTGATGGACCAGCCGGAAATATTGCTGGCCGACGAGCCGACCGGCAATGTCGACCCGCCGATGGCCAAGCGCCTTCTCAACCTCTTTCTGGAACTCAACCGGCTGGGCACGGCCGTCGTCATCGCCACCCATGATTTTGGCCTGATGGACCAGATCGATGCGCGCCGGATGATCCTGACCGAAGGGCGGCTCGACATCTATGAATGA
- a CDS encoding cell division protein FtsX has translation MNEINRKQLRPEATTPKRPPMRIRPMAPILPPSNIQGNALMVVIAIMAFLACLTLGAVSMVRATAATWQSQISREITIQIKPEDGLDMNAALSKARNLALTFVGTRDGTILDDAATSRLLEPWLGSGLDLSELPIPRLVVITIDENNPPDFQAMRDMLKAELPQAFLDDHRTWVDRLVSMARTTVMIGVGVLILVFTAMVLTVVFATRGALSGNRHIVEVLHFVGAESSFVAREFQKHFLKISLKGAAAGSALAATVFLAAGFWQSSTVATPQSDQASALFGSFSVGLGGYIGIATTMIIIALLTTITARVTVIRTIDDIDRVRSDPSKSDGLAS, from the coding sequence ATGAATGAGATTAACCGCAAACAGTTGAGACCCGAGGCAACGACGCCGAAGCGCCCGCCGATGCGCATCCGCCCGATGGCGCCCATTCTGCCGCCATCCAACATTCAGGGCAACGCACTGATGGTGGTCATCGCCATCATGGCCTTTCTCGCCTGCCTGACGCTCGGCGCCGTCTCCATGGTGCGCGCCACCGCCGCCACATGGCAGAGCCAGATTTCCCGCGAGATCACCATCCAGATCAAGCCCGAAGACGGGCTGGACATGAATGCGGCGCTCTCCAAGGCGCGCAATCTGGCGCTGACTTTCGTCGGCACGCGCGACGGAACCATCCTTGACGATGCCGCCACCTCGCGCCTTCTGGAACCATGGCTCGGCAGCGGTCTCGACCTTTCCGAACTGCCGATCCCGCGCCTCGTCGTCATCACCATCGACGAAAACAACCCGCCGGATTTTCAGGCGATGCGGGATATGCTGAAGGCTGAACTTCCGCAGGCCTTTCTGGATGACCACCGCACATGGGTGGACAGGCTGGTCTCGATGGCGAGAACCACTGTCATGATCGGTGTGGGGGTTTTGATCCTCGTCTTCACCGCCATGGTGCTGACGGTGGTGTTCGCCACGCGCGGCGCGCTTTCCGGCAATCGTCACATCGTTGAGGTCCTGCATTTTGTCGGTGCGGAAAGCAGCTTCGTGGCGCGGGAATTCCAGAAGCACTTCCTGAAAATCAGCCTCAAGGGGGCAGCGGCCGGCAGCGCCCTTGCAGCGACGGTTTTTCTTGCCGCCGGCTTCTGGCAATCGAGCACGGTCGCCACACCGCAGAGCGATCAGGCAAGTGCGCTTTTCGGCTCCTTTTCGGTCGGTCTCGGCGGTTACATCGGCATCGCCACAACGATGATCATCATCGCGCTTCTCACCACCATCACGGCGCGCGTAACCGTCATCCGCACGATCGACGATATCGATCGCGTGCGCTCCGATCCGTCGAAAAGTGACGGCCTTGCATCGTGA
- a CDS encoding YdcF family protein: MFVSRTDQDQDQTTTRPAKKSLWSRRGRLRRFIRGLILLCVITLGAFSGGFLWFADSVASMRPPEGAKGDAIIVLTGGYQRIEQAVGLLRDGVGKRLLISGVNPATTRSQIRKMTQGSSDMFSCCVDMGYKAIDTIGNANEAASWIRDHGYSAIVVVTNNYHMHRSLHELRNASPQTEFIAYPVISADLARTNWFAEPDVVRTMLYEYLKFVAAAGRDLTGFGKGDGLRKAAADHAPPKVTAASS; this comes from the coding sequence ATGTTTGTGAGTCGGACGGACCAGGATCAGGATCAGACGACCACGCGACCGGCAAAAAAGAGCCTCTGGTCGCGGCGTGGCCGCCTGCGCCGTTTTATTCGCGGTCTCATCCTGCTTTGCGTCATCACTCTCGGTGCTTTTTCGGGCGGCTTCCTGTGGTTTGCCGATTCCGTCGCCTCCATGCGCCCGCCGGAGGGCGCGAAGGGCGATGCGATCATCGTTCTGACCGGCGGCTACCAGCGCATTGAACAGGCGGTCGGCCTGCTGCGTGACGGTGTGGGCAAACGTCTGCTGATTTCCGGCGTCAACCCCGCCACCACCCGTTCGCAGATCCGCAAGATGACGCAGGGCTCTTCGGACATGTTTTCCTGCTGCGTGGACATGGGTTACAAGGCCATTGATACGATCGGCAACGCCAATGAGGCGGCAAGCTGGATACGCGATCACGGTTATTCGGCCATCGTCGTTGTCACCAACAATTACCATATGCATCGCAGCCTGCATGAATTGCGCAACGCCAGCCCGCAGACCGAATTCATCGCCTACCCCGTCATCAGCGCGGACCTCGCCCGCACCAACTGGTTCGCGGAGCCGGATGTGGTGAGAACAATGCTCTACGAATATCTGAAGTTCGTTGCGGCGGCCGGACGTGATCTGACCGGCTTTGGCAAGGGTGACGGCCTGCGCAAGGCCGCCGCCGATCACGCTCCACCGAAAGTAACGGCGGCTTCCTCGTAA
- a CDS encoding lysophospholipid acyltransferase family protein — protein MLKLRSFLFNTLFYLNLIVRMIVLTPIYFILPRKIAYEIPKNWARSNHWLMKTIVGTTFEIEGLENIPETGCIFAPKHQSFWDTYALLPNLPDPVYILKRELLWIPLFGWYAMKQRMIPVNRAARGKVMLKVMERAKEEMAAGRELIIYPEGTRRPPGAEPEYRYGIARLYRDLQVPVIPVAMHPGLFWPRRSTMRYPGHFKVRILPAIEPGLDPDVFFKRLIDVTEKASDELLLETARNNPHLPLPPTAIKRIAELQGKDTAAG, from the coding sequence ATGCTCAAGCTGCGCTCTTTTCTTTTCAATACGCTGTTTTATCTCAACCTGATTGTCCGCATGATCGTGCTGACGCCGATCTATTTCATCCTGCCGCGCAAGATCGCCTACGAAATCCCCAAGAACTGGGCGCGCTCCAACCATTGGCTGATGAAAACCATCGTTGGAACGACCTTCGAGATTGAGGGCCTGGAAAACATTCCGGAGACCGGCTGCATCTTCGCGCCCAAGCACCAGTCCTTCTGGGATACCTATGCGCTTTTGCCCAACCTTCCCGACCCGGTCTATATTCTGAAGCGCGAACTTTTGTGGATCCCGCTATTTGGCTGGTATGCGATGAAGCAGCGCATGATCCCCGTCAACCGCGCCGCGCGCGGCAAGGTCATGCTGAAGGTGATGGAGCGGGCGAAAGAGGAAATGGCCGCCGGCCGCGAGCTCATCATCTATCCCGAAGGCACGCGTCGCCCGCCGGGTGCCGAGCCTGAATATCGTTACGGCATTGCAAGGCTTTATCGCGACCTGCAGGTTCCGGTCATTCCAGTCGCTATGCACCCCGGCCTCTTCTGGCCACGCCGTTCGACCATGCGTTATCCCGGCCATTTCAAGGTGCGGATATTGCCGGCCATCGAGCCGGGGCTAGACCCCGACGTGTTTTTCAAGCGATTGATCGATGTGACGGAGAAGGCGAGCGACGAGCTGCTGCTGGAAACCGCGCGCAACAACCCGCACCTGCCGCTGCCGCCGACCGCCATCAAGCGTATCGCCGAACTTCAGGGCAAGGACACAGCCGCCGGCTGA
- a CDS encoding gamma-glutamylcyclotransferase, with product MDDFWVFGYGSLMWNPGFAFEERQQARLHGYRRSLCISSSVYRGTEEKPGLVLGLERGGSCLGVAFRVRGRDHDPVMAYLRERELITNVYKERVVAIAFADGRRGSAVTYVADPAHEQYIGGLGVAEAAVIVATASGRSGPNTDYVFNTVQHLQDMGIRDSLLESIAANVGTLAAQPAAVSLP from the coding sequence ATGGACGATTTTTGGGTCTTTGGCTACGGTTCGTTGATGTGGAACCCCGGCTTCGCCTTTGAGGAGAGGCAACAGGCGCGGCTGCATGGCTATCGTCGCTCGCTCTGCATCAGTTCCAGCGTCTATCGCGGTACGGAGGAAAAGCCGGGCCTCGTGCTGGGGCTGGAGCGCGGCGGTTCCTGCCTTGGCGTTGCCTTTCGGGTGCGGGGAAGAGACCACGATCCCGTCATGGCCTATCTGCGTGAACGTGAACTGATAACGAATGTCTACAAGGAACGTGTTGTTGCAATTGCCTTTGCCGATGGCCGGCGCGGTAGCGCGGTGACCTATGTGGCCGATCCCGCGCATGAGCAATATATTGGCGGCCTGGGTGTGGCAGAGGCGGCGGTCATCGTCGCGACTGCCTCGGGCCGGTCCGGGCCCAACACGGATTACGTCTTCAATACCGTGCAGCATCTGCAGGATATGGGCATTCGCGACTCGCTGCTGGAAAGCATCGCCGCCAATGTCGGCACGCTCGCGGCTCAGCCGGCGGCTGTGTCCTTGCCCTGA
- a CDS encoding DUF2125 domain-containing protein yields the protein MAASSQSGTAKKFLWLGIAIVLVIGFYTAGWFYAADRLKQTVLNVISPSQARNVSGECGDIAFKGYPFRIGLFCSKVMVDDKQNGVSASFGELRSAAQVYNPGHIVWELDSPAEIRTAHGLTVSAAWQNMQSSIVTKLKGIDRTSLVIDGLKAQAISSVTGQTIDFDAVKTEMHLRQNGADLDGAITLTDSATVIKDWPQVLPRLDAIVDVTLAGKAGMVDGSDSSGLYGASGELRRLVADIGEGRTMRISGPFSFDNEGYLSGQFKLEIEKLGAWSDNAKQAFPQLQSTIDTARKLLGALAGGGDRASVDLVVDRGRATVSGFIPLGKIPPI from the coding sequence ATGGCAGCGTCAAGCCAATCCGGCACGGCCAAAAAATTCCTCTGGCTTGGTATCGCCATTGTGCTGGTCATCGGATTTTACACGGCCGGGTGGTTTTATGCCGCCGACAGGCTGAAGCAGACGGTCCTGAACGTGATATCTCCCTCTCAGGCCAGAAATGTCAGCGGTGAATGCGGCGATATCGCCTTCAAGGGTTATCCCTTCCGCATCGGCCTCTTCTGCTCCAAGGTGATGGTGGACGACAAGCAGAACGGCGTTTCCGCTTCCTTTGGCGAATTGCGCTCGGCAGCGCAGGTCTACAATCCCGGCCACATCGTCTGGGAACTGGATTCGCCCGCGGAAATCCGCACCGCCCATGGCCTGACGGTTTCTGCCGCCTGGCAGAACATGCAATCGAGCATTGTCACCAAGCTGAAGGGCATCGACCGCACATCGCTCGTCATCGACGGACTGAAGGCGCAGGCCATTTCTTCCGTCACCGGCCAGACCATCGACTTCGATGCCGTAAAGACGGAAATGCACCTGCGCCAAAACGGCGCCGATCTCGACGGTGCAATCACGCTTACCGACTCGGCGACCGTCATCAAGGACTGGCCGCAGGTTCTTCCCCGCCTCGACGCCATCGTTGATGTCACACTCGCGGGCAAGGCGGGCATGGTCGACGGCAGCGACAGTTCCGGCCTGTACGGCGCAAGCGGCGAGCTTCGCCGGCTGGTGGCCGATATCGGCGAGGGCCGCACCATGCGCATCAGCGGCCCCTTCTCCTTCGACAATGAGGGTTATCTCTCCGGTCAGTTCAAGCTGGAGATTGAAAAACTCGGCGCCTGGTCGGACAATGCCAAGCAGGCGTTCCCACAGCTGCAATCCACCATCGACACAGCCCGCAAGCTGCTCGGCGCGCTTGCCGGCGGCGGCGACAGGGCGTCCGTCGATCTCGTGGTCGATCGCGGTCGCGCCACCGTCAGCGGCTTCATTCCGCTTGGCAAGATTCCGCCGATCTGA
- the hisC gene encoding histidinol-phosphate transaminase: MSAELSQPVPRPGILDIAAYVPGKEHVDGVAKVYKLSSNETPLGPSPKAIEAFGTAASHLEIYPDGQAIALRQAIADVHGLNIANIMCGNGSDELLGLLCHVYLGAGDEAIITEHGFLVYKIQIMGAGATPVTVKEKDCAVDVDAILAAVTPKTKMVFVANPGNPTGTYVPVAEIRRLQAGLPKHVVLVLDAAYAEYVRKNDYEAGLELVSGNRNVVMTRTFSKVYGLAALRVGWMYAPAAIIDALNRVRGPFNMSAPAIAAGTAAIRDQAFVEKAVAHNALWMEKLVTAFTGLGLSVTPSVTNFILIHFPDQDGRRAADADEFLSRRGYILRAVRGYGFPNALRMTVGSEEANLGVIAALGEFMGQA, from the coding sequence ATGAGTGCAGAGCTTAGCCAACCTGTTCCGCGTCCGGGTATTCTGGATATCGCCGCTTATGTTCCCGGCAAGGAACATGTGGACGGCGTTGCGAAGGTCTATAAGCTCTCCTCCAATGAAACGCCGCTCGGGCCAAGCCCGAAGGCGATTGAAGCCTTCGGCACGGCTGCCAGCCATCTGGAAATCTATCCGGACGGTCAGGCCATCGCGCTGCGTCAGGCTATTGCCGATGTGCATGGTCTCAACATCGCAAACATCATGTGCGGCAACGGTTCGGATGAGCTTCTGGGCCTGCTTTGCCATGTCTATCTCGGTGCAGGCGATGAGGCGATCATCACCGAACACGGATTCCTCGTCTACAAGATCCAGATCATGGGCGCAGGCGCAACCCCGGTGACGGTGAAGGAAAAGGACTGCGCGGTCGATGTGGATGCGATCCTCGCCGCCGTCACGCCGAAGACGAAGATGGTTTTTGTTGCCAATCCCGGCAACCCCACCGGCACCTACGTTCCTGTCGCGGAAATCCGTCGCCTTCAGGCCGGTCTGCCGAAACATGTCGTGCTGGTGCTGGATGCGGCCTATGCCGAATATGTGCGCAAGAACGATTACGAGGCTGGTCTCGAACTGGTTTCCGGTAACCGCAACGTGGTGATGACCCGCACCTTCTCGAAGGTCTATGGTCTTGCGGCACTGCGCGTCGGCTGGATGTATGCTCCAGCCGCCATCATCGATGCGCTGAACCGTGTTCGCGGACCGTTCAACATGAGTGCGCCGGCAATAGCGGCGGGCACCGCTGCCATTCGTGATCAGGCATTCGTGGAAAAGGCCGTGGCACATAATGCCCTGTGGATGGAAAAGCTGGTGACCGCCTTCACCGGTCTCGGCCTTAGCGTCACACCCTCTGTCACCAATTTCATCCTCATCCATTTTCCGGATCAGGACGGCAGGCGCGCGGCTGATGCGGATGAGTTCCTGAGCCGTCGCGGTTACATTCTGCGCGCGGTACGCGGTTACGGGTTCCCCAATGCCTTGCGTATGACCGTCGGTTCGGAAGAAGCCAATCTCGGCGTCATCGCGGCGCTTGGCGAGTTCATGGGGCAGGCGTGA
- a CDS encoding class I SAM-dependent methyltransferase — MNTDIVDLREFYHSPLGRSAEQAITMALSTLWPPLPEERLVGLGYAVPFLDRFRHDTERTFAFMPAGQGAVNWPAGELSSTALVFDEELPLPDSSIDRVLMVHALEFAENPRETLKELWRVLAPGGRLVIVVPNRRGVWARMEHTPFGSGRPYSRGQLTALLRETNFTPGASAEALFFPPTTSRPVLKFRRYLELTGRRLWPLFSGVIVVEAQKRLYQGLPVTQRASRRVFVPVLAPQGVPTTRTAAKHGNPR; from the coding sequence ATGAACACTGATATCGTCGATCTGCGCGAATTCTATCATTCCCCGCTTGGCCGCTCGGCCGAGCAGGCGATCACCATGGCGCTTTCGACGCTCTGGCCGCCTTTGCCGGAAGAGCGACTGGTCGGCCTCGGTTATGCGGTGCCGTTTCTGGACCGGTTCCGCCACGACACCGAACGCACCTTCGCCTTCATGCCGGCGGGGCAGGGGGCGGTGAACTGGCCGGCTGGCGAGCTGTCTTCCACGGCGCTGGTGTTTGACGAGGAACTGCCGTTGCCCGATTCGTCCATAGACCGGGTGCTGATGGTGCATGCGCTCGAATTTGCCGAAAATCCGCGCGAAACTCTGAAAGAATTGTGGCGGGTACTGGCGCCCGGCGGCCGTCTGGTGATCGTGGTGCCGAACCGGCGCGGCGTCTGGGCGCGCATGGAACATACGCCCTTCGGCTCGGGGCGGCCCTATTCGCGCGGCCAGCTGACGGCGCTGCTGCGTGAAACCAACTTCACGCCGGGGGCTTCCGCCGAGGCGCTGTTCTTTCCGCCGACCACCAGCCGCCCGGTATTGAAATTCCGCCGTTACCTCGAACTCACCGGCCGCAGGCTGTGGCCCCTGTTCTCGGGCGTCATCGTGGTGGAGGCGCAGAAACGTCTCTATCAGGGATTGCCCGTCACCCAGCGCGCCTCGCGCCGGGTTTTTGTACCCGTGCTCGCGCCGCAGGGTGTTCCCACCACCCGCACCGCCGCAAAGCACGGAAACCCGCGCTGA
- the gloB gene encoding hydroxyacylglutathione hydrolase, with the protein MKPLEIDVFLCRSDNFGVLLHDPESGATAAIDAPEEAPILQALDGHGWKLTHIFTTHHHQDHVEANLALKDKFGCEVHGPYDEAIAIPGLDRSQADGDEFEFAGRRVQIISTPGHTAGHICYYLPDDGLLFAADTLFAMGCGRLFERPAADMWHSFQKLMALPDDTKVYFGHEYTLANARFAVTVDPDNAVLSERAARVEKARQANEFTIPTTIGLEKQTNPYMRVADAGIRRHLGLETAADADVFAEIRTRKDNF; encoded by the coding sequence ATGAAACCTTTGGAAATAGACGTCTTTCTTTGCCGCAGCGACAATTTCGGGGTTCTGCTGCACGATCCCGAAAGCGGGGCGACCGCCGCCATCGACGCACCCGAGGAAGCCCCAATCCTGCAGGCTCTCGATGGTCATGGCTGGAAACTCACTCATATCTTTACCACCCACCATCATCAGGACCACGTAGAAGCCAATCTGGCGCTGAAGGACAAGTTCGGCTGCGAAGTGCACGGGCCTTACGACGAGGCTATCGCGATCCCCGGTCTCGACCGCTCGCAGGCCGATGGTGACGAATTCGAATTCGCCGGCCGCCGCGTCCAGATCATTTCCACGCCCGGCCACACAGCCGGACACATCTGTTATTATCTTCCCGATGACGGGTTACTGTTTGCCGCCGATACGCTGTTTGCCATGGGCTGCGGCCGGCTGTTCGAACGCCCGGCGGCGGATATGTGGCATTCCTTCCAGAAATTGATGGCGCTGCCCGATGACACAAAAGTCTATTTTGGCCACGAATATACACTCGCGAATGCCCGCTTTGCGGTCACCGTCGATCCCGACAATGCGGTTCTGAGCGAGCGTGCGGCACGTGTTGAAAAGGCGCGGCAGGCGAATGAATTCACCATTCCCACCACCATCGGGCTCGAAAAGCAGACCAATCCCTATATGCGGGTCGCCGATGCCGGTATCCGCCGGCATCTTGGCCTGGAGACCGCCGCTGACGCGGACGTTTTTGCGGAAATCCGCACGCGCAAGGACAATTTCTGA
- a CDS encoding cupin domain-containing protein, translated as MGAVLSAEAIIRELGLEPHPEGGFYHQTFRDKAGGERGHSTAIYYLLEKGVRSHWHRVTDAVEVWHYYAGAPIALHLSDDGREVQTFTLGPAILDGERPQVIVPANCWQSAESLGDFTLVGCTVSPGFAFSSFVMAEPGWSPGDAP; from the coding sequence ATGGGCGCCGTTCTGTCTGCGGAAGCGATCATTCGCGAACTGGGTCTCGAGCCGCATCCCGAGGGCGGTTTTTATCACCAGACTTTTCGCGACAAGGCGGGCGGCGAACGCGGCCATTCGACGGCGATCTATTATCTTCTCGAAAAGGGCGTTCGCTCGCACTGGCATCGGGTCACCGATGCCGTTGAGGTCTGGCATTATTATGCCGGCGCACCCATCGCGCTGCATCTTTCGGACGACGGCCGGGAGGTGCAGACCTTCACGCTCGGTCCCGCCATTCTCGACGGCGAGCGCCCGCAGGTGATCGTGCCGGCCAATTGCTGGCAATCGGCGGAAAGCCTCGGCGATTTCACCCTCGTCGGCTGCACCGTCTCGCCGGGATTTGCCTTTTCGAGCTTCGTCATGGCCGAACCCGGCTGGTCGCCGGGGGATGCGCCCTGA
- a CDS encoding DUF3108 domain-containing protein, whose product MIARGKSIFVAATMALTGVSPSLAAEARHTSEYSINLGILPIARASFSTRMDGPNYSISGSFSAAGLASILKDISGKTTVSGAKRGHRLQANEYSLVYKDGKRVRTYDVVYRNGNVTSTTVKPEPKARPDNWVDVKDRDLRSVLDPISGLIIPSGGRICPTRLPIYDGESRLDLVLSSSGTKPFKTNGFSGDAIVCKARYVPKSGYRQGRKDIEYLKSISMEIWFAKSNNMDVYAPVYAIIPTRVGQVYITATKYGG is encoded by the coding sequence ATGATTGCCAGAGGAAAAAGCATTTTCGTGGCCGCGACAATGGCGTTAACGGGCGTTTCCCCCTCGCTCGCCGCCGAAGCGCGCCACACAAGCGAATACAGCATCAATCTCGGTATTTTGCCGATTGCCCGGGCAAGTTTTTCGACTCGCATGGATGGACCGAACTATTCGATCTCCGGTTCCTTCAGTGCCGCCGGCCTTGCCAGCATTTTAAAGGACATTTCCGGCAAGACGACGGTTTCCGGCGCCAAGCGCGGCCATCGGCTGCAGGCCAACGAATATTCGCTGGTCTACAAGGACGGCAAGCGGGTGCGGACCTATGACGTGGTCTATCGCAACGGCAACGTCACGTCGACAACGGTGAAACCCGAGCCGAAGGCCCGGCCGGATAATTGGGTGGATGTGAAGGACCGCGACCTGCGCTCGGTTCTCGATCCGATCTCCGGTTTGATCATTCCCTCCGGCGGCCGTATCTGCCCGACCCGCCTGCCGATCTATGACGGCGAATCGCGGCTGGATCTGGTTTTGAGTTCCAGCGGCACCAAGCCCTTCAAGACCAACGGTTTTAGTGGTGATGCCATCGTCTGCAAGGCGCGTTACGTGCCAAAGTCGGGCTACCGGCAGGGGCGCAAGGATATCGAATATCTGAAATCCATCTCAATGGAGATCTGGTTCGCCAAGTCGAACAATATGGATGTTTATGCGCCGGTCTACGCCATCATTCCGACGCGGGTGGGGCAGGTCTACATCACGGCGACGAAATACGGCGGCTGA
- the rpmB gene encoding 50S ribosomal protein L28, whose amino-acid sequence MSRVCELTGKGVQTGNNVSHANNKTKRRFLPNLCQVTLISDALGQRFRLRVSAAALRSVEHRGGLDAFLLKSGENELSMRARLLRRQIAKKTAEAA is encoded by the coding sequence ATGTCCCGTGTATGCGAATTGACCGGCAAGGGCGTCCAGACGGGCAACAACGTCAGCCACGCCAACAACAAGACCAAGCGCCGGTTCCTTCCGAACCTCTGCCAGGTCACGTTGATCTCCGATGCTCTCGGCCAGCGCTTCCGCCTGCGTGTTTCCGCAGCAGCTCTGCGCTCCGTTGAACACCGTGGCGGCCTCGATGCCTTCCTTCTGAAGTCCGGCGAAAACGAACTGAGCATGCGCGCTCGTCTCCTGCGCCGCCAGATCGCCAAGAAGACGGCTGAAGCTGCTTAA
- a CDS encoding queuosine precursor transporter gives MPYLRYTLIYVLLMTLVVVASNILVQYPLSGSLFGVNLGDLLTWGAFTYPVAFLVTDLTNRQFGPSIARRVVLAGFVVGVTLSFWTSIPRIAVASGTAYLIGQLLDISVFNRLRRQRWWHAPLAGSMLGSVLDTALFFSIAFAASFSFVGPNDAFAIENAPILGVFAVEAPRWISWAMGDLSVKVLVGLIMLLPYGALMNTLKPMPGAAKQG, from the coding sequence ATGCCCTATCTGCGCTATACGCTGATCTACGTTCTCTTGATGACACTGGTGGTCGTCGCCTCCAATATTCTGGTGCAGTATCCGCTTTCCGGATCGCTGTTCGGTGTCAATCTCGGCGATCTTCTGACCTGGGGCGCCTTCACCTATCCGGTCGCCTTCCTCGTCACGGACCTGACCAACCGCCAGTTCGGCCCGTCCATAGCGCGCCGCGTCGTGCTTGCCGGCTTCGTCGTCGGTGTCACGCTGTCCTTCTGGACCTCCATTCCGCGCATCGCCGTCGCATCGGGCACCGCCTATCTGATCGGCCAGCTGCTCGATATTTCCGTCTTCAACCGCCTGCGCCGCCAGCGCTGGTGGCACGCGCCGCTTGCCGGCTCCATGCTGGGTTCGGTGCTGGATACGGCGCTGTTCTTCTCCATCGCCTTTGCAGCGAGTTTCTCTTTCGTTGGCCCCAACGATGCCTTCGCCATCGAAAACGCGCCCATCCTTGGTGTCTTCGCCGTGGAAGCGCCTCGGTGGATTTCCTGGGCGATGGGTGATCTTTCGGTGAAGGTTCTCGTCGGCCTCATCATGCTCCTGCCTTACGGCGCGCTGATGAACACATTGAAGCCGATGCCAGGCGCCGCAAAGCAGGGCTGA